The Bacteroides ovatus genomic interval GTAGTTACTTGCAACATATAACTAATCGTCCCTCCTGTTTTTCTTGCCCATTCCGTCATATTCGTAGGGTGAGTGATATCACTATTGCAGATTGCTGGGGGATTGATAAAGTTAATAAAGAATTTGATGATGATAAAGGTTGTACTACAATGATACTTCAGTCACAAAAAGGTGTAGAAGTATTTAATTCTATAAAAGAGAAATTAGTTATTTCAAGTTATAATATAGGTTCAGTTATACAATACAATCCATACATTGTGAAACCAATAGAAAAAGCACCGGAATGTGATATCTTTTATCAGACTTATCGAGTATTGGGAATTCGAGCTGCGTTTGAAGAAATAAAGAGGCTTAATCACCCCTCGTTAATAAAGAAAATTATAAAAAAAATGAAAGGTGTATTTGAAGTATGAAGTTTACATTTAGACATCAGTGTTATGAATTATCCTTTTGGAAGAAAATTATTCCATATAGATTGCGTCCTTTTAGTAATTAAATGGGCATTGTATTCATTCACAAAGTCTTATGGGCAGAAGTGTTTTAATGAGGGAAAGAATATTAAAGTTAATGGTCTATGTCCTGGTCCAGTCAAGACATCGATGACAGTTAGCGAGAATTCTTCTCTATTACGTGGCGATATACCCAATAAACGAATAGGACTTCCTGAAGAAATAGCCGAATTAGCTTTAATGATAGTATACAGTTCAATGTATGGTATGAATGGACATATTATAGTGTGTGACGGTGGTGAGACATTAATATAAAAACATGTACGATGAAGGAGATTTCTTTGAATGTAGAAAATTATAATGAACATTTGTTTCATTATCCTTGTATAAATCCTATTGGAAAATATCTTGAAAATAAAATTGTTTGGGTATTAAACGACAATGAGAGTAATACTAAATATCTACGGTCCATAGTGGAGGCCGGTGCAAAAATTGAAAATATTTTAGAAATAGATCTTCTATGTAGTGTATTCACTCCTGAAATAGCTATTGTCTTTCCTCCAAAGCAATTAACGGATAATGTTCCTAGTGGTGATACACAAGAAGAATATTATCGTATTATGGAACATTATATACATTTTTCTCAGATGATGGTACATAGGATGAGTGACCAACCTACTACTTTCAATCA includes:
- a CDS encoding SDR family oxidoreductase; translated protein: MNYPFGRKLFHIDCVLLVIKWALYSFTKSYGQKCFNEGKNIKVNGLCPGPVKTSMTVSENSSLLRGDIPNKRIGLPEEIAELALMIVYSSMYGMNGHIIVCDGGETLI